The Musa acuminata AAA Group cultivar baxijiao chromosome BXJ3-6, Cavendish_Baxijiao_AAA, whole genome shotgun sequence region tgttAGTACGAATCATTCGTAATGTTGCTTCCGTTAAAGGTCGAGACAAAAATGGTGTAGATTAAAACAATATTACCAATTCACAGTTCACCGATTAAGATTTGATTTACCgctaaaaaaatcttttttttacgTACTATTTCTtaggataattttttaaaaaaactctcaagttttcaatttttcccatgaattttctttttcacaaaatatctttttttttttaaaataatattatatttagtcTCATTGTAGCCCCACTTCGTTGCTCTTTGCTTCCACCCCGGTCGAATATGTTCTACCACATATGCTACTTATGATTATCCTCTCTTTTACGTCCCCACTAAGTCCCAAAAAATATCCTTGCCCTAGTTGCTAAACCCACCATGCCAACTTTCTCTACCTTGTTGTTATTTCACCGATTGCCTCTCTCCCATTATTTCATTCAAGTTAGTTGTAGTGCTATCATATTATAAAGGGGTTATAAGTGACATAGACTCGCATGAAGTCATCCACGGAGGCACCCTTGTGATCAATTTAGGGTttatggtttagggtttagggtttagattCAGGGCTAAGGGCTTAAGGTTCAAGGTTTAGAGCCTAGGTTTAAGGTATATGGTTCAGGATTTAGAGTTTAGATTCAGGGCTAAGGGTTCGAGGTTCAAGGTTTAGAGCCTAGGTTTAAGGTATATGGTTCAGGGTTTAGTGTtcaaggtttagggtttagggttcataGTTTGGGattcagggtttagggtttagtgttCAGGGTTCCAGGTTTATGATTTCGTTTCAGGGTTTATGGTTTATGGCCTAGGGTTAAGGATTCAAGATTTAGGGTGTAGGGTTTAGTATTATGGGATTAGGGTAAAGGGTTCAGGGCTTATGGTTTAGTGTTTAGTGTTTAGTGTTTAGGGTTTATGGTTCAGTGTTTAGTGTTCAGGGTTCATGGTTGATGATGTAGGGTTTAGGTTTTGGGGTTTagattttagggtttagggtttagatattttagattatttaattttacatcaaaaatttataaaaacttaaattaatttataaaaaatgataGATATATGTTAGTATTATTTTagacttaaatattttagatcaGTTATGAtaaaagtatgatgacatgaacgACATCTCGACATTAGGTGATTGATATCATCAGAAGACCAACACCTTGGTGCTAGGTGACCTATTCCCGACACTAAGTGGTCATCACATGATCAACATCTCACCCTTCATAGTTAGCATCGTGTGGTAGAACAAGTCCAATGTTATATAACCAGGATTCTACACCCCATGGTTGAAGTTAAGTCCAATGTACCCCATAATTTTGATGGCCAATACATACTAGGAAGGAAACAACATATGAATACCACTATAAAAGAGGCCTCCTATGTTCACAAAACATAATCCCTCACTCAAAATGCTAGTTGAATTATTCAAATTGCTTACTAACTTAAGCATAGGATGAACAACATAATTTTATATGGATCAACACGGCCAAAGTCCGACTTGTTTGGTGTTGGTAAGATTTAACTCAGGATCAATTTAGAAAAAGAATTTTGTTTGGCTCAAAATCAATTTCTGGATAATTAAaatatgagttaaatcaatttagttGTATAAAAGATGAGAAAATACTCTAGTATCATACACACTAAtacagctttcttttctttctttttttcccctTCACATGAACGCTGTGTGGTTAAGGCATTATCTCTCGGTCACCTACTAATCTTGCATAAtgttattttttttgtatttcatTCGAGAGAAATTGCAGGCACTCATCcattttactatatatatatatatatatatatatatatatatatatatatatatatatatatatatatataacgtacATTTATTATGAAGAGAAGCAttaccaaaaaaatatttaagggaTTTAGATAATGATTTCGGTCTGCTATGAAAccaatctttatttatttttttaacgaTGGATTTACAGTAATTCTCTACCAATTTACCGATTTATCGTGAAACACCTATTTCATGTTACCACTGTCCTCTGTTTTACATTTTTGCCTTATGTTGTAGCTTTTCTGCTAAAATTTCCGTGGATATATTTCCGGGAGTGATAGGGGCAAAAATGGTGATAtgacacgccatgacagcatccccctgagtgacacactgcccgaggctcgccataccctgtagtagctcggcctcccacgcaaccccagtggcaatgtcagacgccaccaaaggtacagtcctgccctgcagacagctacgtcaggtaacatcaaacctcctctataaatacccctgagagtCCTAAGCAAAAAAGGGGGATgacacactcaacacacggaggtttctcctcctcttaaaccccctccacatctttcgctaacttgatcgtcggagaggtcgggtcaagcaccccgacccgacctttgtgcaggtgcgaagccttcggagatccagcgggctcgaggagcgcccccacggagaccaccgccttccggacccgaaccaagccgcgacggccccgacgccacggctaaaaagttacttaccgtaacataatggcactagaaggagggccccgaaATGACGGTACATTAGCTTTCTCCTTGGTcgctccactgcagccgacctgcaccagcggcagcgacttctggggctggtctcggctcctcggccacacgcatggctcggccccacgcgcctcgacccctcggtctcacgcgcgcggccagcccgcccgcgtcggccccacgcacgcggctcggccccacacgcgcggccaacccgcccgcgtcggccccacgcgcgcggccaacccgcgcgcctcggcctcatgcgcagccgacacgctgcctcggccccacggCCCCACGGCCCCTGCCTTAGTCTCTTCCAAGCGAAGGCTCCATGTTTACCTGACTGCCCCttggctcacggttagcttcgGCCTAACCCCCTTCTTTTTTGCATTCGCACGACTCGGTCTTAGacggcccgagtccacctcagcgcggcctgcgcgCCTGAGCAgtgcccctcggtcgcagcctgcctgcgccgagtacCTCGGCCACACAttgccgagatccacctcggcgcggcctgtccgcctgtgtcgtgctactcgaccgcatgatgcccgagaccacgtccgtgcgtcctgcccgcctgcgtcgtgctactcggcagcatggccctcgcgaccacgcttgcgcggtctgctcgcctgcgtcgtgtccctcggcagcatgatgcccgagaccacacctgcgcggcctgcccgcctgtgtcgtgctcctcgctcccatcatccccgagacacacctgcgcggccagctcgcctgcgtcgtgctccttggctccatgttcccgagacacaccagagccgccagcccgcctgcgtcgtgcccctcggctccatgctccccgagacacgcctgcgcggccagcctacctacgccgagctcctcggccatattcactaCCGAGTCtatctcagggcggcttgcccacctgggtcacgtccctcggccgcagcctgcctgcgccgagcttctcggccatacgctgccgagttcacctcagctcggtctgcccgcctgagcggtgtcccttggCCACACCGCCGAGATGCacctcagcgcggtctgcccgcctgaatCGAGTCCCCCGGCGttttgccatatccctcggccatagacggccgagcccacctcagcgcggtctgcccgcctgagcggcgtCCGCGCGGCCacaacccgcccgcgtcggccccacgcgcgcgaccagcccgcgctcttcggccactcggccccttgcgcagccaggctgcctcggccactcggccccttgcgcagccaggctgcctcggccactcggccccctgCGCGGCCAGCagctgctgcctcggccccttggccccatgcgcagcaagcagcccgctgcctcggctcctcggcctcatgcgcaaccaacacgcagcaagcagcccgctgcctcggctcctcggcctcatgcgcagccaacacgctacaCGCAGCCTCGGCccctcagcctcatgcgcagccagcacgctgcctcggctcctcggccccatgcgcagcaagcagcccgctgcctcggcccctcggcctcatgcgcagccagcacgctgcctcgtccCCTCGGCCCCATAcgtagcaagcagcccgctgcctcggctcctcggcctcatgcgcagccaacacactgcctcggctcctcggccccatgcgcagcaagcagcccgctgcctcggcccctcggcctcatgcgcagccagcacgttgcctcagcccctcggccccatacgcagcaagcagcacgctgcctcggctcatcGGCTCCATTGCCCCCGAGTCCAActctgctcggcttcctgactaaGTTGCGCACCTCGGCCTCGTGCTGCTCGAGACGCGTTCGCGCGACCGACCCGTCTGTGTAATGCCCCTCAGATCCGCATGAACAACCTACCtaaagtaagaagccatgcatcggactccctgcatgcaaaaaccgacgcatagctcctttcggggggggcatatgataggggcaaaaatggtgatgtgacacgccatgacagcatccccctgagcgacacactgcccgaggctcgccataccctgcagtagctcagcctcccacgcaaccccagtggcaatgtcagacgccaccaaaggtacagtcctgccctgcagacagctacgtcagctaacatcaaacctcctctataaatacccctgagtcctaagcaaaaaaGAGGGATgacacactcaacacacggaggtttctcctcctcataaaccccctccacatctttcgctaacttgatcatcggaggggtcgggtcgagcaccccgacccgacctttgtgcaggtgcgaagccttcggagatccagcgggctcgaggagcgcccccataTAGACCTCGATCAAATGACTACATGTTTTCAGAGTCAATGTTGTCATTAGTCCATGAATACTTCCATCCATGAATTGATGTGCAATGGTCTTGACTGAGAAGGATTTGGAGAAAAAACCTGGCCCGTCTTCCACGGAGTCCACCATCGACAACTTCCATCCATAAATTGATGTGCCGTAGTCTACATTGACAAGGATTCGAAAAGAAACCTGGCCCGTCTTCCACGAAGACCATCGTGAATACTTCCATCCATAAATTGATGTGCCTTAATCTTGACTGAGACGGAATTGGAAGAAACCTGGCCGGTGTTCAATCCACGGAGACTACCAAGTCGTCACCAGCTTCGTATCATATAAATCTTCTAATATATAATTCATCGAGTGTATGGGAAACCAAAAACTAATGCAATCTTTAAATGAGTGAGATCCCCCATTGTGGCTAACACGAGAAGAAACCATGTCTAACAATGGCCCGACAGGGGATGGCTAACTGCAAAGCCAGTGTGAATCTGTACGTGCGTTGGTAGTCCCCCGCGCACCGGTCTTGCTTGCACAAGCCAATTCGTTCAAACCACGACATTAACCTTTCCACAACACCTAAACGCGTGATAGGAGCCGCCACCTCACCCTGCGCCACCACATCTTAGAGTCGGTTGACATGGAAGACCAGTCCCGAGTCGCCTCGCTGCCGTCGTCTCCACCACGCGCAGCGACCCATGCCACCGGCAACTGCCTCTATATTTTGCCGGTACTCGACCTCTTACCTCATCACTTTGAGGGTGGCGCAATGGAGCTCCCACGAGTACTGCTCACTTCCCAGTACGTACGCATCCTTCTCCTCCTTTTTCTACACTCCCTTTTTTGCCTGTGTCACTCTGCTACCGTAGACCAACCTTCGGGAAGCGAAACCGATCGGGCCGCCCTGCTCGCCGTCAGGGCAGCCATCACCGAAGACCCTCGCGGCATCATGAATTCGTGGAACAATACTGTCCACTTCTGCCAATGGCCGGGCGTCGCATGCGACGATCCCGACCACCGTGAGAGGGTCACCACCTTGGCCTTGGAATCCAAGAGCCTCCGGGGGGTCATCTCCCCTTCCATCGGAAACCTTACCTACCTTGGCTACCTGCTACTCTCAAGCAATTGCTTTTATGGTGAGATACCCCCGGAGATCAGTCGTTTGGCCCAGCTCAAGGACCTCAATCTGAGCTACAACGCCTTGAACGGCACCATTCCTGTTAGTCTTGGCCTCTGCACCAACCTCCTAGGCATCGACTTCACTGGCAATCTCATCCCTGGAAACATTCCCACACAGCTCGGTTCTCTTCTTAAGCTTCTTGTGTTGAACCTCGGGCTTAACAAGCTCGTCGGCGACATCACGCCTTTCCTGGGAAATCTTTCGTCCCTCCAACAACTTGATCTGTCGAGCAACAAGCTCACTGGAGAGATACCATCTTCCTTGGGAAAACTTTCCAATCTCACCTATCTTGATCTCTCAGCCAACAAGCTGGTCGGTGGCGTACCTCCTTCACTTGGGAAACTCTCTTCCCTCCGCATTCTCAGTCTCGCAAGCAATGCCCTCAGTGGAGCCATCCCACCGGATTTGGCAGACCTCTTGACCCTTGAGTTTCTGGATCTATCAAACAACAGCCTTTCTGGAGAGATTCCTCCATCGTTGGGTAGAGTCGTTCCTCTCCAGTACCTCCTTCTCTACAACAACACTCTCACAGGAAGCTTGCCGAATTCCTTGGGGAACCTAGCATCTCTAATTTACCTCTATCTCTCGTCAAATAGTCTCAGTGGGACGATCCCTCCCTCCATCACAAACCTGTCATCTCTTCAAGTTCTGGCTTTGTCATCCAACAAACTCGGAGGGAGGCTGCCGGAGGAAATAGGCCGTCTCACGCGCCTTGAGTTCTTCCTGGTGTCTGAGAATGGATTCTCTGGGAGCGTTCCTTTATCACTCTACAACATATCTTCTTTGCAAACGCTGAGCATGGCGTATAACCAGCTGTCAGGGACACTCCCACTAGATATAGGCGATACTCTACCCGATCTTAGCTTTCTCGTCATGGCCAGCAACCGGCTCGAGGGACAAATTCCATGGTCATTGGCTAACGCTACGTCGCTTCGACAAATCGACCTCGGCCGCAACAATttctgatatggcaaaaaatggtaaaccccactcccgacaacgccccccgcacgtggacaggcgcggcgccccaggaagAGCAACGTGGGCAACGATCTGCGTCCGGACGCCAGCCTCACTGAGCCCCTAGCCCATCAGTcaacccagcacagtaggacgagactgaagtaggtagcggttgaagctcgcccataccctgtgaTTCCCCGGTCCCATACGCAAGACTCTCgacgatgtcggacgccatcagagatacggccccgaccgacgggatggcgcgcccgataatgccgagttcccctataaacgtcctcaaGCCAGAGGGAAGAAGGCAGGCTGAACCCCCCGAACAACCGCCACCGCATCTCtctaacttaatcgtcggaggggtcgggtcaagccgacccgacctttgtgcaggtatcaagccgaggaCTCCCGTCCGGGACGCACAGCCAAGGGATCC contains the following coding sequences:
- the LOC135640188 gene encoding receptor kinase-like protein Xa21, with the protein product MEDQSRVASLPSSPPRAATHATGNCLYILPVLDLLPHHFEGGAMELPRVLLTSQYVRILLLLFLHSLFCLCHSATVDQPSGSETDRAALLAVRAAITEDPRGIMNSWNNTVHFCQWPGVACDDPDHRERVTTLALESKSLRGVISPSIGNLTYLGYLLLSSNCFYGEIPPEISRLAQLKDLNLSYNALNGTIPVSLGLCTNLLGIDFTGNLIPGNIPTQLGSLLKLLVLNLGLNKLVGDITPFLGNLSSLQQLDLSSNKLTGEIPSSLGKLSNLTYLDLSANKLVGGVPPSLGKLSSLRILSLASNALSGAIPPDLADLLTLEFLDLSNNSLSGEIPPSLGRVVPLQYLLLYNNTLTGSLPNSLGNLASLIYLYLSSNSLSGTIPPSITNLSSLQVLALSSNKLGGRLPEEIGRLTRLEFFLVSENGFSGSVPLSLYNISSLQTLSMAYNQLSGTLPLDIGDTLPDLSFLVMASNRLEGQIPWSLANATSLRQIDLGRNNF